The Leguminivora glycinivorella isolate SPB_JAAS2020 chromosome 7, LegGlyc_1.1, whole genome shotgun sequence genomic interval CTAGGCTCAGATTGATGTGGTATTGCTCTAGGATGCAAAATATCTGGAATGTCAATTTTAGGAGTGGATTCGACTTTGTGCCGCCCTGGTTGCGTAGATATGCTAACACGGTTTTGTTGTCGCATTGAACAAGTACCGTAGAGTTGCTCAGGGACTGACAGTGACCTTCTAAAACCCTTTTCACGGCAAGCATCTCCTTCTGATTGCAATGCAACCTTTGTTCCGGCTTTGTCCAAAATCCCGTCAAAGCTTGATCGTCTAATTGGGCACCCCAGGCCAGATCTGACGCATCTGTTGTTAAAAAGTGCGACGGTGGAGGTAGGTGGATCGGTGAAGCCGCGCGACAATGATGCAACCACCAGGTCAAGTCCTCCTTTACTCTGTCCGGAATGGCATATGTCTGACTCGAAAAACGTGGCACAGAGTTCAGAAAGTTTAGCAGGGCTCGGTAGTTTAGCCTTCCCTTTGGAACCATGAAACTTGCGAAGTTTAAAAGTCCCACTAATCTTTCCAAGTTCTTTCGATTGGTTTTCGCAGAGGAAAGCAGATCTTGGATCTTGCATAACAAAGATGGAATCTTTTCGTCCGGAAGCCTTTTCTGGTTTCTCCATGCATCCCACCAGACGCCTAAGTATACCAGCGCTTTTTGAGGAATCAATTGTGATTTTTGATAATTGATTAGCCACCCTAGTGTCTCTAATTTCTTTACTACCGTCTGGACATTCCTGACAAGAGTATTCTTTTCTTGGTGCGCAATAAGGAAATCGTCGAGGTACACTATTATCCTTATATTCATGTCCCTTAGAATCTGCGCCGTCCAGTTGGTGAATGTCGCAAAGGTTTTCGGCGCGGTGCTGAGGCCGAACGGAAGACAAGTCATCTGCATAAGCTCTTGGCCATAGATAAGGCGCAGAAACCGCCTGTGAGATGGCTTTATTGGCAGATGGAAGTATGCCTGGGACAAGTCCACCTTGCACAGCCAGTCGTTCGGCTGgatgaaatttggcacacggtGCACGTTTATTAATCCAAAATTTTCGGTCATTACATACCGGTTTAAGGCCTTCAAATTGAAGATAGGCCGGGGCGAGCCGTCGCTTTTGGGCACTAGGAACATGGTTGATATAAAACTGGGAGACGGATCCACTACCTCTAGGACACCCTGATCTTTCATTTGGCCGATGATCTGATCCATGTCGTCTGACTGCGGACATTTGAGGTTGTCGCCACAATGGTTTGGATAAACTAGGGGTGGCTTTTGAAGGAAGGGTATGCGATACCCTTTTAACATCCGCAACACGTGGTCCGGTGCGTTCATGTTCTCCCATATTTTGTAAAACTGTGCCAGCCGGCCTGCCCTGAACCTTATGTCAATATTTACCTCGCTTGTTGGATCTGTACCCCGCGGGGGAAGCACCTCGTTTTCGAGCAGCTCGGGGCTGATACTGGGGCCTTTGTTGATATTGTCTCGATCGTCGTCCACGAAATGAACTGCTGGGCCCATTTTTAAATGCAGTGTTACATCCTTGCGAAGGATAGTTATGATTGTAATTTCCCCGCTGGGTATGACATTGCTGCGCGGCAGCATTTTCTTGGCAAGCATGAGAATTACACGTAAGAGTGTTGCTTGAATGCGGGTGATTGCAGTAGCCCTGCGAGGGCGCTTTGTGAGGCAATGCTCCCTGCGAGGGAGCGCCTGGCGTGGCCTTAGCCTCGTCTGTTTGCGAAACAGGGGTCTTTTTTATTGGCCAGAAACACTTACGAACTCCACCATGGTGCTCAATCTTGGCTGAAAAGGCTTCGGAGTCGAACAGCGACgaactggacggaggtatcttGCGTATAGCCGCCTTAAGCAAGGGCTCCTTGATATGCTTCGTGATACCATTTCGCCTCATGTTTATAACCTCAGCTCTATGACCACAAACAAGTTGTAACATGTCTTCGGATACCTTGAAAAGGTCACCGGCCAAGAGGACGCTACTCACCTTGTCGCGAAAACTTTCGTACGAAAACTCGCCACCTGACCTAGTAAAGTCCAGTATTTCTGCCACTGCAGCGTGCAGGGCTTCTTGTTGTTTTATCAAACAAAACGTAAGGGCGCCATACGCTTTGTCAGAATGCACCAAATGTGGATATGTGTCATATGGTTTAACTTCTTCGTTAACTTCTAAATCCGTGTAACCTGGGGACCTACTGTAGATTTTCTGAGTTTCGGCATAGCGAATGTCATTCCAGCCCTTGCTACCAAAGCGTTGTACCTCACACAAAAGTTTTATTTGCCCTTCCGTTGCCTCAGGTATTGTTGGttcttttaatttagtaccaaGGCCTAAGACAAAAGGTTTCGACGGGCCCGGGCCCGGCTGAGGTTCCGCTTCGGTATAAAGGTCTCGACTGACATTGTCTGAAACCACAGAATATGCATCACAATCCTCCTCATGAGCGTAATAGTTATTAGGATTAACAAGTGCTCGCAGCTCGTTTACTTGTTTAGTTAACTCATGGAGCTTGCGACGGGACTTTTTTCGGCCCCCCCTTTTCTTGCTGCGATACCGGCACTTGCGTTTCGAATCTGATCTCGACGAGCCCGAGGAACTGGAGCAGTCCGTACTATTACTGCTACTTGCACTAGATACACGCTTACGCCTTGTTTTTGGGACATTCTCGGCTGGTTTGTCCTCTGGCTTTCCTTCTACCTCATCCATAATTCTACAATACAAAACAACAATCAAAATCGAACGGCAAAAAccgtttaaataattaaaatatttcaaataattttggaGGGTAGATTCGAAACCCTTTGTGTAGCGTACAAAAAACAAAATAGTCACTCGATGATTACTTACGTGAATGAGTTGTCACAATAGGTAACCTTTCACTAGATATTCGATTTGATCGATTAACTAacaaatttttaaacttataatGAGTTTGCAAGAAGATCAATTTTAAACACTAATGGACTTATCTGAGTCGTGCTTCTTGTTAGCACGACCTACCGCGGCGGGAAACGAGACGCCAATGACGAACTATTCTCGGATTTCGTTTTAAATCAAACTCATCCCTACTGCCAGGTGGTGAATAGTAGGGGAAAAAAGAGTGAAATAAAGTCATAAGTTAGAAAGAGATAGCAATAAAATGGCGGGAAACGACGTGCCTCTCTCAATTAATAAGCTTCGAATAACGGTCAAGTCAAATTAatgtaaagctaatttgttctttggaagttagttatttcatcatattagtagtcactacaggtcatatgacatttgagtaaagctaatttgttccttggaagttagttacctttcttgaagtaaaaacgttgattattattttagacaaaaggctgcatattatacccctttaacatactcggtcgcataattgaattgatatgatctctcatacaagtataaaataaaaacgtttcattatataaccaAAATGTTACTCACACACTCAGTGACTGTGTTCACTGACTGTGTTCAGTGTAACACAGTCAGTGTTTCAAGAgtaaatatttgtgttttgtgttttgtacaataaagagtttatacatacatacatacacctcttaattaatgataacaatattgaactatacgcctggtttcatttatcgcccttattacgtttacgcgctgtattactaaatgttggtaacaaaatagcatcaattaaaatttgctgacgtggctatgtacaaagtttttGGGAACTGTTCAGCTGGTACTTATAGTTCGTCCTTAGGATACCGGTGTTTCAAAGCTAGGTCGTCGTGTTGGAACCAGGTCGCGTAGACCTTGTAGGGCTCTGGTGAGGAATGGCGATGGAATGAGAGTGGACGGTCGCGGCTTAACACTTCGCGGGGGTAGTCTTGCGGGCGAGCCTGTGAAAAGAGTATTCGAATCAGTCCCAGCTAGGGTAATGTGCCCTTCAaccgccttgttccagatctgtcccagacGATTTAAACTGTAATTTACAGATTGAAGGTATTCAGTAGCAAATatttgacaacggcgttccaggggttaatgAGAACTTTCATTACGATGCATTACAATCAATCTAGTCAAAAAATCCGTTCCAAATAAAAAGTCATCCAGCTACTTATATATTCTACGATGACACATCGTTAGCGCGATGTAGGAATCCGTGCGCTCGGCACAGCGCCATCTAACGTACAATTTCGTAACCTTTTTCAGCAGCTAAAGAGCACACTCACCTGATGAAACAGCGGATAGTGTGTGAGGGAGACGATGCGCTCTTTCGCGCAAGCCGCCCAGTCATATTATCCTCCAAAGTCGATTATTATAAAGATTCCTATACTTCACAATCTCAATCTTCATAACATATTCATAACATACACATGTTcataacatgtacataattcaTCCAACTACTTATATATTCTACGTTGACACACCGTTAGCGCGATATAGGAATCCGCGCGCTCGGCACAGCGCCATCTAACGTACGATTGGGTAAACTTTTTTCTCACCTGATGAAACAGCGGATAGTGTGTAAGCGAGACGGCGCGCTCCTTCGCGCATGCGCCTAACGTCATGTCGTCGGGTGACGTTAAGGCCGTGCACACACAGCGGGAGAGGAGCGAAGCGGCTGCGATGCTGAACGCCGTCCCGCCGCCGCCGGTAATGTAGTCGTAGCCTAATATTTCATTGTTTAATTATTTAACTATACTGCACAATTTAAGATTACAAATGTAAGGCTTAATGCCTCGAGGCACAGTTTACCACTAAGCTTTGATACATTATCGATAATATCTTTGATTTGCATATCCCCTATCCTAGTATCATGGCGATTCATCACCTGATGGAATTTTCAAGAAATCAAGGGGGTAATTAAAAACAAGTGATGGGCAATTGGGCATATATTGCTCAAAATGTATAGGTAAATGTTATATGTATTTACACAAGCAAAACAATATAGATAGAATAcagtataaaatactagcttttgcccgcgacttcactcgcgttaaattcgaaaattgtggatagctccatacaaacttccactccctattttagggaagtggggggttagaaaaagccaaaaagtagcctatgtcactctccctcCTTTCcttatcttcacttaaaaaatcacgtcaattcgtcgctccgttttgccgtgaaagacggacaaagaaacatacacacacactttcccatgaaatattttttttttaagtaggcatattacaatgcgcatatgaacgtcaaatgaAGCTACGctggctctaaccctacgcctcagcctcgagaagatggGGGACTCCAACTGAGGggagactgaaatcttctccactatgggaccggcaagaaactcggcgggccacttttcaaaacattacatcttataattaacatgcattaaaaaaacaagatacaatttaacatgcaaaagtattcatcaaaaaatattaacagactaggtactctatggaaattaatttcaataaattatacaaagtatgtacaaagctactatgattaataagagatgttagaaatgtatagtctctaagtgtcaaagtacatctaaaaaaattatacatgatgaagaaaaaaaatacgaactgatacaaataaaagataactgaaatgcatttataatattataagtaagtatggagtatggatataGTACGGAGTATGGATATACATACCTTTGGCAGCAGTTTCTTTATTCACGTATCCGTAGCCATATCGTTCGCCTATGACTGTGATGTCGGTACCGCCGCGGTAGCAGCTCAGTATCTCGCATAGCCTCTGCACACTAAggcaataaaattgtaaattaatattactatggaaGTGCAGAAGCCGGGAAATAAAGGATTACTACCAGCCCAGTACTTAGCTATAGAATCGACAGCAATGATAGATAGGAATATGAGGTAGCAAATTTTATTccggttttattttgttatagTGTGAGTGCATAATCTTTCTCACACTGTTTCATCTCGCCCTATATTATATAAGAATCCACTGTGTAACTTAAGACAGAAATAAACTTATATTCGATACAAGCGAGTTCTCCTTTAGTTccccacatcacatggcgaccctgccagaaTTCGAGCCTAGAATAGAATCTTCTGATCCGTTCCACAGTCAGAAATTCCTCCTGGGgaattttataagaaaagctATTCAGTGCGCTTCACTGTGCTCTACAGCACATGAAATACGATTGACTGAAAGATCAAAGTATATCCACGCatgtttattataatttatttatttaaatcgtaAGCAAGTAATATGTGTGCATCATAATGACTGACCAAAGTCCTCTACACTTGCAGTAGTATTTTGAGCTACTCTATAGATAAaaatagatatatatatatacacacacacacacacacatacacacaaacaaatcacaAATGTGCACTGTATATAAAATGATGCTTACCCCAAAATGGTGTCATCGTCAGCGAGGAATATCCACTTGACGTGCGGCATGTTGCGTACGCGGCTCACGGCCTCCTTCAAAATGGCTACCGTTTTTGCGCAGTGGCCTGTTTTTGTGTTCGGAACGCCCGTGTCTACTGCCGGAAGTGATGGGTCTGTAAACAAATAGGTATAAGGTGTTCCTTAAATAAACGAAAAAACAATTATCCTAAGCACTGTTCTGAGTAAAGTTCACTACGGCAGTGCTCTGCAAGACTAAGATGGACGGGTGCCTATCATTTGTCACGatgtctgtcacgttctaacaagtatgtaagtgcgaaagtgacgcatgGTACGACAAGTGACAAGAACACGACCATGATACGACCACTGATGTACCGACATAACAAAGTATCGATTTTGATCATGGCattttaatgaatttaattaaaaaacatgCCCTCTCCGTGCCCTCTGGGCAACCTTCGCTCAAAAATGAAAACAGGGACTGCGAACAAGTAATACTCCTGCGTTACCCTGTCCTAAGACTTTTATAGATTGACTTTATTTTCCATTTTGACATACCAGCTTGGTCACTGAAGAACATCAGATTGGTGACATGCCTCCCCCAGGTTCGCTTAACGACCTTCGCTCGTGAGGAGTGGAACCCGCTCCACGTCTTGACTGCGAAGAAGATTGACTCTTCAGGTATGGGACTGCCctgtcaaaataataatatctttcttaagacgatacaggaggggtcaatttccatacaaacgctctcgactcgCTGGTTTTTGAAGACTTTCTTTAACAcagattactattatttttatctgtgtcggaccgttttgatttttttgatattcttatttttaaagacgctagagcccatcaaaaatttccaaaaacggccttactgATTATGGCGCataaaaaggtgtggtattcaaaattggtaacaattagccaaaaaaactaatcggtccgacacagataatttcttgttattcagattatcaaatttcattacgattgattaagttttgaaggaggaaacagtcgaaagCGGAACctagattttaaagattttttcgcaatatcttttaacagagTTCTgactggacaatttttttcgataaatctagttaataacactagtagatttaactaaaattcccaaattgattccctttccattttagcattttcgctcctgtagcgtcttaagttgTTTCAGAGTTAAATTTAACTGGCAAAGCCGGTTATAGTTTATGCCCAGAGATGGGCAAAATGTAATCGACTAACGATTAACGATTAAAATTACAAGATTTAATTGCGACTGACGATTGAAAACCACGAATGATCAATCTTAGTTGTATAGAGCGCGACTAATTTAGTTGCAACTAAATTAGTTGCCGATTGATTTCGGACAACTAAATTTTGTAATCGACTAATTAGTTAGACTTATTTCTCGCAACTAATGTTGACAGACTGATTAGGACATCTTAACGAATGTTTAAACATATCATCATGTATTACCTACTTAAGATATTTTAACCATTTCTAAGGAGTTAGATCGGTGTTCTAACTATTATTTTGCTACTACAATCACTTTGAAATTGGATTAAATTTCTCTATCTAagggtaaataaaaaatgggtccTTTGTTTGTGCATtagtaaaataacattaaaaaaacacaataaaagtacCCGGTTGACTGGTAtacatttccaaaaaaaaattgtttgatttattttttgaataattctacaaccgtaagagttaagtcgctagttttttagagcaattcattgtatttgacctaaggaaccttcccttaaaattaacggaattcaataaaaacatcgtgaaattcgttgttgccattatataaattttaatgtagaaTGCTGCAAGGAAGATGAACAATAATTAACGCTGAGAGTTCTTTATATTACAAAgaggtttaaatattttaatgacaaCAAAATAGTGCGCGTAGATAATAGATAAACAATATGCAGATGTTTGATTCAATAGAACGTCTTATTTTTAGAAGATGCGTCGGCCCTTGCaccaaaatgaaattatttccagGTAAGTAGGATTAGTCATTTAGCCCAATGTTTTGTCACCACGTGCCACTAAAAAGAGTTTTACTATCGACAGGGACAGCAAAATACTGGTAATTTCTATGTCTAAGatttactcagtatcgtataatTCAAAGTATTAACATTGCAATAACAtacttaattgttttgtttGCTACTTGTGAACACTGCAGTTTTTCGCTATTTTTCGTTACCGATATATCgttataatattgcattgtcattcaAGCATTACAAATTAAACGTGTATACGTAATTTTAGCTCAATCGGTCGAATGTATCTACTTCAAAATAATCCACAAAATTC includes:
- the LOC125227734 gene encoding beta-1,3-glucosyltransferase isoform X2, coding for MKTVLLVLIFALVSCVQSFDSRNVVFIIISQQEPYLASVASRLKQEIESQVFRIERRNPIVHLTHEDFPVPGAWSIIPLLKPLVTKYRGGDVRWVVFLEEHTAVRCEKLLEALTAADRQKDTKWIGYPLSDDEPTIIHHFAMYEELEEEGGFVYPNFASGFAMRMELIETLLQQIESGQHKLEADFSIDPGFELAQLVYGDKRNPGPLLTADLSFCIVSGDNCATYPRQFETCGSPIPEESIFFAVKTWSGFHSSRAKVVKRTWGRHVTNLMFFSDQADPSLPAVDTGVPNTKTGHCAKTVAILKEAVSRVRNMPHVKWIFLADDDTILGVQRLCEILSCYRGGTDITVIGERYGYGYVNKETAAKGYDYITGGGGTAFSIAAASLLSRCVCTALTSPDDMTLGACAKERAVSLTHYPLFHQARPQDYPREVLSRDRPLSFHRHSSPEPYKVYATWFQHDDLALKHRYPKDEL
- the LOC125227734 gene encoding beta-1,3-glucosyltransferase isoform X1 translates to MFARVLLVLIFALVSCVQSFDSRNVVFIIISQQEPYLASVASRLKQEIESQVFRIERRNPIVHLTHEDFPVPGAWSIIPLLKPLVTKYRGGDVRWVVFLEEHTAVRCEKLLEALTAADRQKDTKWIGYPLSDDEPTIIHHFAMYEELEEEGGFVYPNFASGFAMRMELIETLLQQIESGQHKLEADFSIDPGFELAQLVYGDKRNPGPLLTADLSFCIVSGDNCATYPRQFETCGSPIPEESIFFAVKTWSGFHSSRAKVVKRTWGRHVTNLMFFSDQADPSLPAVDTGVPNTKTGHCAKTVAILKEAVSRVRNMPHVKWIFLADDDTILGVQRLCEILSCYRGGTDITVIGERYGYGYVNKETAAKGYDYITGGGGTAFSIAAASLLSRCVCTALTSPDDMTLGACAKERAVSLTHYPLFHQARPQDYPREVLSRDRPLSFHRHSSPEPYKVYATWFQHDDLALKHRYPKDEL